One Solanum lycopersicum chromosome 2, SLM_r2.1 genomic region harbors:
- the LOC101248539 gene encoding protein INCREASED PETAL GROWTH ANISOTROPY 1: MVAGKVKMAMGLQKSPANPKPSKQDSSPKPPTPSPSCPKQQTSKGAVFSRSFGVYFPRSSAQVQPRPPDVAELLRIVEELRERESRLKTELLEKKLLKESVAILPLLESEITQKDAEIGRKGRMIECLEVENERLREEVEMLHIELSKQNGRYDERIKAMEAEISELKKANEELSAHRFVDVTNGAHSKANITKYLRKCVTQPSITVTSKPECEMKEEIVSALEMCERPRHSRSNSDELADISVGIMSLRSRVPRVPKPPPRPSSALLPSSSSSSSLSSSSSSPSYSSLSDSAERALAEISNIPPPPPPPPLAAPAPPKLAAVPPPPPPPPPPLPPAASKTGPPPPPPPPPKGLKTLPAKVRRIPEVVEFYHSLMRRDCRRDSGAGVASAADAPSSAKDMIGEIENRSAHLLAIKTDVETQGDFIRFLIKEVEHAAFTDIVDVVPFVKWLDDELSYLVDERAVLKHFEWPEQKADALREAAFGYCDLKKLESEASSFRDNPRQPCGTALKKMQALFEKLEHGIYNLSRMRESATKRYKVFQIPIEWMLDTGFVTQIKLASVKLAMKYMKRVSAELEMVGGGPEEEELIIQGVRFAFRVHQFAGGFDVETMRAFQELRDKARSCHIQCQNQQQQQHKYVCKSSTPC, translated from the exons ATGGTTGCTGGTAAAGTAAAAATGGCTATGGGTTTACAGAAATCACCGGCTAATCCAAAGCCGTCGAAGCAAGATTCATCTCCTAAGCCTCCTACTCCTTCACCAAGCTGCCCCAAACAGCAAACATCCAAAGGTGCTGTGTTTTCTCGTTCTTTCGGGGTTTATTTTCCTCGTTCCTCTGCTCAAGTTCAGCCTCGTCCACCGGATGTTGCGGAGCTCCTACGTATAGTTGAAGAGTTGCGGGAAAGAGAGTCACGTTTGAAAACAGAGCTGCTTGAGAAGAAACTGCTTAAAGAGTCAGTGGCTATACTTCCGTTGTTGGAGAGTGAGATCACTCAAAAAGATGCGGAAATCGGACGAAAAGGACGGATGATTGAATGCTTGGAAGTGGAAAACGAGAGGCTTAGAGAAGAAGTAGAGATGTTACACATTGAGCTTTCGAAGCAAAATGGGAGGTATGATGAGAGGATAAAAGCTATGGAAGCTGAAATTTCTGAGCTGAAGAAAGCTAATGAAGAGTTATCTGCTCATAGATTTGTAGATGTGACAAATGGTGCTCATAGCAAAGCAAACATCACCAAGTATTTGAGAAAATGTGTGACTCAACCTAGCATTACTGTAACTTCAAAACCAGAGTGTGAAATGAAAGAGGAAATTGTTAGTGCATTGGAAATGTGTGAAAGGCCTAGACATTCTCGGTCTAATTCAGATGAGCTAGCTGATATATCTGTTGGGATTATGAGTTTAAGATCACGAGTTCCCCGAGTACCTAAACCACCACCGCGGCCATCGTCTGCGCTATTgccatcatcctcatcatcctcgtctttatcatcttcttcatcttctccttCGTATAGTTCGTTGTCAGATTCAGCTGAACGTGCATTAGCTGAAATTTCTAACATTCCGCCTCCACCTCCCCCACCTCCGCTAGCAGCACCAGCGCCGCCCAAACTGGCAGCAGTTCCTCCTCCACCGCCCCCGCCGCCACCACCACTACCTCCAGCTGCGTCCAAAACAGGCCCACCACCACCTCCTCCACCACCTCCGAAAGGCTTAAAGACTTTACCAGCAAAGGTCAGGCGGATACCTGAAGTAGTGGAGTTTTATCACTCTCTAATGCGGAGAGACTGCCGGAGAGATTCCGGTGCTGGAGTTGCTTCCGCTGCCGATGCTCCATCTTCGGCGAAGGATATGATCGGAGAAATTGAGAACCGGTCTGCGCATTTACTAGCG ATTAAAACAGATGTTGAGACGCAAGGAgattttattaggtttttgatCAAAGAAGTAGAACATGCTGCATTCACAGACATTGTGGATGTTGTGCCTTTTGTAAAATGGCTTGATGACGAGCTCTCCTACTTG GTTGATGAAAGGGCTGTTCTGAAACACTTTGAATGGCCTGAACAAAAGGCTGATGCATTGAGAGAAGCTGCATTTGGATATTGTGATCTAAAGAAACTAGAATCTGAGGCATCGTCCTTTCGTGATAATCCTAGACAACCATGTGGCACAGCTCTTAAGAAAATGCAGgccttatttgagaa ATTAGAGCATGGAATTTACAATCTGTCAAGAATGAGAGAATCAGCCACTAAGAGATATAAAGTTTTCCAAATCCCAATTGAGTGGATGCTGGATACTGGTTTTGTTACTCAG ATCAAGCTGGCATCAGTAAAATTAGCCATGAAGTACATGAAGAGGGTATCTGCAGAGTTAGAAATGGTTGGTGGTGGTCCTGAAGAAGAAGAGCTTATAATTCAAGGCGTTAGGTTTGCCTTTCGAGTACATCAG tttgCGGGTGGTTTCGACGTGGAGACAATGAGGGCATTCCAAGAGCTGAGAGACAAAGCAAGATCATGCCATATACAATGTCAAAAtcagcaacagcagcaacaCAAATATGTTTGCAAATCTTCTACACCTTGCTAA
- the LOC101248835 gene encoding protein trichome birefringence-like 38, producing MVVLWSQLVIKSVLLVCSIISLCLYSGRAEVKVENFSLENKGVVSNSKCNLFQGRWAIDPSFPLYDSSKCPFIDPEFDCLKYGRPDKQYLKYAWKPDSCNLPRFNGKDLLQRWSGKKIMFIGDSLSLNMWNSLACMLHASVPNAKTTISRKETLSSVTFQDYGVTLFLYRTTYLVDIVREKIGRVLKLNAIQQGDAWKGMDVLIFNSWHWWTHKGNSQPWDYVQDGMKVSKDMDRLMAYYKGLTTWARWVDGNVDSSKTKVFFQGISPTHYMGQEWGAATKNCNSEQIPLAGSTYPAGTPASAIVVNKVLNRMKTPVHLLDITFLSQLRKDAHPSMYSGGHPGVDCSHWCLPGLPDTWNQLLYASLIIPSAQNSQHSSERSNHWRSTPGLLNNWSQLVYAAAVLL from the exons ATGGTTGTTCTGTGGAGCCAATTGGTCATTAAATCAGTGCTTTTAGTCTGTAGCATTATTTCTCTCTGCTTATATAGTGGCAGAGCAGAGGTTAAAGTAGAAAATTTTAGTTTGGAAAATAAAGGGGTTGTAAGCAATAGCAAGTGCAATTTGTTTCAAGGTAGATGGGCAATTGATCCTTCTTTTCCACTTTATGATTCCTCAAAGTGCCCTTTCATTGACCCTGAATTTGATTGCCTCAAATATGGTCGCCCTGATAAACAATACCTCAAATATGCTTGGAAACCTGATTCTTGTAACTTGCCCAG GTTTAATGGGAAGGATTTGTTGCAGAGATGGTCagggaaaaaaataatgtttattggTGACTCGTTGAGTTTGAACATGTGGAATTCTCTGGCCTGTATGTTACATGCGTCGGTGCCCAATGCAAAAACTACAATTTCTAGGAAGGAGACACTTTCTTCTGTCACTTTTCAG GACTACGGAGTTACATTATTTCTTTATCGAACAACTTACCTTGTGGATATAGTAAGAGAGAAGATTGGAAGGGTATTGAAATTGAATGCCATTCAACAAGGTGATGCTTGGAAAGGAATGGATGTGTTAATTTTCAATTCTTGGCATTGGTGGACTCACAAGGGCAACTCTCAACC ATGGGATTATGTGCAAGATGGAATGAAAGTATCAAAAGATATGGACCGTTTAATGGCATATTACAAAGGTCTAACTACTTGGGCTAGATGGGTTGATGGAAATGTTGACTCCTCTAAGACCAAAGTGTTCTTCCAGGGCATTTCTCCAACTCATTATAT GGGTCAGGAATGGGGGGCAGCAACAAAGAATTGCAACTCAGAGCAAATACCATTAGCAGGATCGACATATCCAGCAGGGACACCAGCATCAGCAATTGTGGTTAACAAAGTACTAAATAGGATGAAGACACCAGTTCATCTCCTCGATATCACGTTTCTGTCTCAGTTAAGGAAAGATGCTCATCCATCAATGTACAGCGGCGGTCACCCTGGTGTAGATTGCAGCCACTGGTGTCTCCCTGGACTACCTGATACATGGAACCAGCTTCTTTACGCATCACTAATTAT ACCTTCAGCTCAAAACAGCCAGCATTCAAGTGAACGTAGCAATCATTGGCGCAGTACTCCTGGACTTCTTAATAATTGGAGCCAGCTTGTTTATGCAGCAGCAGTTCTACTCTGA
- the LOC104645842 gene encoding RPW8-like protein 2 produces MAGNLIGGAAIGQAFRMLSESITEAGKTSVCFDSNFRRLNSTLLSIKPVLEDIERLNKALEGRESETELFNKRLEEGEKLVRKSAKIKRYNVCKRWYYSKKLADLEKSTMNFFEVHGLMQSCRDRKKILVALKEEGEKLDEIYAMLKDMKLEKKRRITK; encoded by the coding sequence ATGGCAGGGAATTTGATCGGAGGTGCAGCAATTGGACAAGCGTTCAGAATGTTATCCGAGTCAATCACAGAAGCCGGAAAAACATCCGTCTGTTTCGATTCCAATTTTCGACGATTAAATTCAACTTTGCTTTCAATAAAACCAGTGCTTGAGGATATAGAGAGACTAAACAAAGCCTTGGAAGGAAGAGAATCAGAGACTGAACTATTCAACAAGAGGTTAGAGGAAGGTGAGAAGCTTGTTCGTAAAAGCGCAAAAATCAAACGTTACAATGTGTGTAAAAGGTGGTATTATTCGAAGAAATTAGCTGATTTAGAAAAATCGACAATGAACTTCTTTGAGGTACATGGATTAATGCAATCATGCAGGGATAGGAAAAAGATACTTGTGGCACTCAAAGAAGAAGGAGAGAAGTTAGATGAGATTTACGCTATGTTGAAGGAtatgaaacttgaaaaaaaacgAAGGATCACTAAGTGA